Proteins from one Chaetodon auriga isolate fChaAug3 chromosome 19, fChaAug3.hap1, whole genome shotgun sequence genomic window:
- the atp6v1b2 gene encoding V-type proton ATPase subunit B, brain isoform produces the protein MRGVCHDSDGAAAAAGGNMAMKALRGMVNGAMSELSSAVSGSRGPAAAPAAAAASREHVMAVKRDYISQPRLTYKTVSGVNGPLVILDQVKFPRYAEIVHLTLPDGTRRSGQVLEVTGSKAVVQVFEGTSGIDAKKTSCEFTGDILRTPVSEDMLGRVFNGSGKPIDRGPAVLAEDFLDIMGQPINPQCRIYPEEMIQTGISAIDGMNSIARGQKIPIFSAAGLPHNEIAAQICRQAGLVKKSKDVMDYSEDNFAIVFAAMGVNMETARFFKSDFEENGSMDNVCLFLNLANDPTIERIITPRLALTSAEYLAYQCEKHVLVILTDMSSYAEALREVSAAREEVPGRRGFPGYMYTDLATIYERAGRVEGRNGSITQIPILTMPNDDITHPIPDLTGYITEGQIYVDRQLHNRQIYPPINVLPSLSRLMKSAIGEGMTRRDHSDVSNQLYACYAIGKDVQAMKAVVGEEALTADDLLYLEFLAKFEKNFISQGAYENRSVFETLDIGWQLMRIFPKEMLKRIPQSTLADFYPREAKH, from the exons ATGCGCGGAGTCTGTCACGACTCGGACGGCGCTGcggctgctgcaggtggaaacATGGCGATGAAGGCGCTCAGAGGGATGGTGAACGGGGCCATGAGCGAGCTGTCCTCGGCCGTCAGCGGGAGCAGAGGCCCGGCCGCCGCGCcggccgccgccgccgcctcccGGGAGCACGTGATGGCCGTGAAGCGGGATTACATCTCCCAGCCGCGcctca CCTATAAGACGGTGTCCGGAGTCAACGGTCCGCTGGTGATTCTGGATCAGGTGAAG TTTCCCAGGTACGCCGAGATCGTCCACCTCACGCTGCCCGATGGGACCAGGAGGAGCGGCCAGGTGCTGGAGGTCACCGGCTCCAAAGCTGTGGTGCAG gTGTTTGAGGGGACTTCAGGTATCGACGCCAAGAAGACCAGCTGTGAGTTTACAGGAGACATCTTACGGACGCCCGTCTCTGAGGACATGCTGG gTCGTGTGTTTAATGGATCCGGGAAACCCATCGACAGAGGACCAGCAGTCCTGGCTGAAGACTTCCTGGACATCATGG GTCAGCCAATAAACCCGCAGTGTCGGATCTACCCCGAGGAGATGATCCAGACCGGCATCTCGGCCATCGACGGCATGAACAGCATCGCCAGAGGGCAGAAGATCCCcatcttctctgctgcagggcTGCCACACAATGAg ATCGCCGCTCAGATCTGTCGGCAGGCAGGTTTGGTGAAGAAGTCCAAAGACGTGATGGACTACAGCGAGGACAACTTCGCCATCGTGTTCGCCGCCATGGGG GTCAACATGGAGACCGCCAGGTTCTTCAAGTCGGACTTCGAGGAGAACGGTTCTATGGACAACGTGTGTTTGTTCCTCAACCTCGCCAACGACCCCAC CATCGAGCGAATCATCACGCCTCGTTTGGCTCTGACATCAGCAGAGTATCTGGCCTATCAGTGTGAGAAGCACGTCCTCGTCATCCTCACTGATATGAGCTCCTACGCAGAGGCTCTCCGGGAG gtgtctgcagccagagaggaggTGCCGGGCCGGCGAGGCTTCCCCGGTTACATGTACACCGACTTGGCCACCATCTACGAGAGAGCCGGCAGGGTGGAGGGACGTAACGGCTCCATCACGCAGATCCCCATCCTCACCATGCCCAACGACG ACATCACTCATCCTATTCCTGACCTGACCGGTTACATCACGGAGGGACAAATCTATGTGGACAGACAGCTTCACAACAGACAG ATCTATCCTCCCATCAACGTGCTGCCGTCTCTCTCCCGTCTCATGAAATCCGCCATCGGCGAGGGGATGACCCGCAGAGACCACTCTGATGTCTCCAACCAGCTG taTGCGTGTTATGCCATAGGGAAGGACGTCCAGGCCATGAAGGCGGTGGTGGGCGAGGAGGCTCTGACAGCTGATGACCTGCTCTATCTGGAGTTCCTGGCCAAATTTGAGAAAAACTTCATCTCCCAAG gTGCCTACGAGAACAGGAGTGTGTTTGAGACTCTGGACATCGGATGGCAGCTCATGAGGATCTTCCCCAAAGAGATGCTGAAGAGGATCCCTCAGAGCACGCTGGCCGACTTTTACCCCCGAGAGGCCAAACACTAA